In Archaeoglobus profundus DSM 5631, the sequence TTTATTGCAATCTCAAGCTCTTGAGGGGTATGAACCTCAACAACCGTGTCAAGTCCATGCTCCTTGGCAAAATCGACGAATTCAGCAGTTCTGTCTTTCAGAATTCTCGTTATTAGTAAAACCGCTGAAGCCTCAACCTCAGCCGTTTTCTCAATCTCGAATTTATTCGTTATGAAGTCCTTTCTCAAAACGGGTAAATCTGTGAGCTTGCAAAGCTCTTTGAGGAATTTAAAAGAGCCTCTAAAGTGATTAGGTTCGGTTATGTAGGATATTCCGCAGGCACCAGACCTCTCGTAAGCTCTTAGAATGTCGATTGGATCTCTACCTCTCAGCAGATCGCCGTGTTTTGGAGAGTGAACCTTAATTTCAGCAATTACAGCATTCTTTCCGTTCTTCTCAGTAAGCCTGATAGACTTGCTCAATCTAAACATTGAGGATTGATCTTATAAGCTGTATTTAAACCTTTTTCTTGGGAGTGATCCTGGTGAGCGAGTGTGGTAGCAGTATATCATTCAAAAGATTGAGAATCGGGAAGGTAGAATTATTCTTTAAAAATCTCACCGAACTCAGTTATGTCTTTATCGCTCGTTAAAAGTTCGTTGAGTACTTTTGGCAACTCGGAAATCTTGACCCTAACCTGCTTGGTTGTATCTCTGTCCCTAATTGTGACAGTTTCATCCTCAAATGTCTGGTGATCGATCGTTATACAGAAAGGAGTTCCGATCTCGTCAAACCTCCTGTATCTTCTTCCTATGCTACCAGAATCGTCGTATTCAGTGTAGAAACCGTTTTCTCTCAACATCTGCACAATCTCCTTAGCTTTGGATGTGAAAGGCTCCCTTGAAAGCAAAGGCAAGACTGCAACAGGTATTGGAGCAACCCACCTCTTAAGCCTAAGAACTCTTCTCTCCTCCCCTTCCACAACATCTTTGTCGAAGGAGTGCTCCAAAACTGCGTAGGTTATCCTGTCCAAGCCGAAAGAAGGCTCAATTACGTGTGGAACAATCTTTTCACCGTGAATCTCCTCTTCAACCTCAACTATCTCGAAGAAATCTTTGGTGATTTCGATCTTCTCGCCATCAAGATCGATTGTTATCGATTCTACATCCCCGTCAACCTCAATTTCCTCAAGCTTCTTAGCAATCTCCTTAGCCTTCTGCCTGTAAACTGGGCCGAGTTTCTTCATGTTTGGAATTACCTTCTTCCTCTTAACCTTTATTGGCTTTTCAAACTGTACGAATACTCTCAAATCCTCTCCGCTGTGTTCCATGTGCTTCTTAAGGTCGTAGTCAGTTCTGTCAGCAATTCCAACGATTTCTATCCATCCGTAAGCTGTCAATACCTCAGCATCCCAGCAGTCTATTGCGTAATGTGCCCTCTCATCGTCCTTATGTTGTCTGAACCTTAGCTTGGCCTCATCTATACCAACCTCAAGTAGAAACTCCCTCGTTTTCCCTATGAAGTATGCCATTAGTTCATGGCAGACTATACCCTTCTCAACAGCCTCCTTCAGCGTTACCTCGTGCAGAACATCGTTCTTGTCCAAGAGCTTTACAACAACATTCGCATACCTTGCAAAATTCGGATGTCTCTTCTCTCTGGGATTGACGAAATATTCAAGTTCAGCCTGATTGAACTCTCTCAGCCTTATAACACCCTGTCTCGGACTTATCTCGTTTCTGTAAGCTCTTCCTATTTGTGCAACACCGAAAGGTAGTTTGTGCCTGAAGTATTCCAAAAGCCTCCTGAAGTCTATGAAAATGCCTTGTGCTGTTTCAGGCCTCAAATATCCCTTCTTTCCCTTCCCCGGTCCTATCGTCGTTGAGAACATGAGGTTAAAGAGGAAAGGCTCCTTGAATTTACCGCCACAACTGCACTTGAGGTCGTAGGTTTCGATTATCTCCTTCACCGTTTCTATGTTCGGCTCGATCTCTATTCCCAACACATCTTTTATGTAGTGATCTGCTCTGAAAACTCTACCACAGCTTTCGCATTCAATTGCTACATCTGTAAAGCAGGAAACGTGCCCAGAGGCAACGAAAACCTCCTCAACGCATACCGTGGGAGTATCTATCTCAACAGCCCTCTCTCTCACCACAAAGTGCTTACGCCATATATTCTCAATCTTCCGCCTTAAAGCGTTACCCAAAGGACCGTAATCGACAAATCCGGCCATTCCACCGTATATCTCAAATGACTGCCAGAAGAAACCTCTCCTGGTGAGCATCTCCATTAACTCGCTCATGCGAAGCGGTGATAGGGGACTTTTTAAAGATTTATCGACAAAGCAAAAAATTGGTTAGTGATGCCCAAGATAGTACATGCATGACATCACAAACATCGAGATAGCTATCAGGAAGAATATCCAAGCCACAACCGACAAGGCAATTCCAGCAGCGTCCCCGCTCTCCATGTGCTCAGTGTGACAAGATAAAATATAACTCTTTCCAAACTGTTAAATTCGATTGAACCAACGAACGTTGTGAAGTGTGCAATCTGCAAGGGATACAGGCTATTGTGCGGTAGGAATTTTTGCCCCATTTTGAGGAAAGTTAGAATAATCAAGTCCGTCTTTAGCGATCTCAAGCTTGACAAAGTCGTCTTCGGATCGTCACCACCCTCGATCTTCGTAGGTGAGAAGGGCTATCCCAAAGTTAGAGTGGCCCCGCTCGTTCCTCCAATTGAAGGGGATACTTCAAGCTTAGATAGTCCGCTTAAGTGGGAAGATGTAACGCTTGAAGATGCGATAAAGCGTAGAGCTGTGCTCGTGATGGGTGAGAGGGTTTGTAATGTCAAAACGAGCTTGGATTTCGATGGACTCGTTATGTCCGTTAAGCCAGTTGATGCTGAGATGGTTTTAAGCAAAAAACCCGTACTAAAAATTGATTTGAGCGAGATTTCTGCTGTAGTTAATCCTAAAGCTGAGCTTGAAAAGCTTAAGGTGGTAGGAAATCCCAGGGTTCCTAAAGCGGTTGATAAGATAGTTGGAGATGAGATAAAGGCTCAAAAGGCAATGGTGGATCTGTACGAGAGGGGAT encodes:
- the glyS gene encoding glycine--tRNA ligase, whose protein sequence is MSELMEMLTRRGFFWQSFEIYGGMAGFVDYGPLGNALRRKIENIWRKHFVVRERAVEIDTPTVCVEEVFVASGHVSCFTDVAIECESCGRVFRADHYIKDVLGIEIEPNIETVKEIIETYDLKCSCGGKFKEPFLFNLMFSTTIGPGKGKKGYLRPETAQGIFIDFRRLLEYFRHKLPFGVAQIGRAYRNEISPRQGVIRLREFNQAELEYFVNPREKRHPNFARYANVVVKLLDKNDVLHEVTLKEAVEKGIVCHELMAYFIGKTREFLLEVGIDEAKLRFRQHKDDERAHYAIDCWDAEVLTAYGWIEIVGIADRTDYDLKKHMEHSGEDLRVFVQFEKPIKVKRKKVIPNMKKLGPVYRQKAKEIAKKLEEIEVDGDVESITIDLDGEKIEITKDFFEIVEVEEEIHGEKIVPHVIEPSFGLDRITYAVLEHSFDKDVVEGEERRVLRLKRWVAPIPVAVLPLLSREPFTSKAKEIVQMLRENGFYTEYDDSGSIGRRYRRFDEIGTPFCITIDHQTFEDETVTIRDRDTTKQVRVKISELPKVLNELLTSDKDITEFGEIFKE
- the trpC gene encoding indole-3-glycerol phosphate synthase TrpC, with translation MFRLSKSIRLTEKNGKNAVIAEIKVHSPKHGDLLRGRDPIDILRAYERSGACGISYITEPNHFRGSFKFLKELCKLTDLPVLRKDFITNKFEIEKTAEVEASAVLLITRILKDRTAEFVDFAKEHGLDTVVEVHTPQELEIAINTDTTIVGINNRDIGQLEKDDGNVSLTEKLAPLIPNKFVKLSESGIRSLDDLKRALRFADAVLIGTAFMLAEDTESFVRCFVHA